The Devosia sp. genome segment TCCATCGCCCCCTCGCTCCTCTGGGGAGATGGCCGCAAGCCCTCAGCTTTTTGCATATTCAACCCGCGCCATCGCGCGCAAATCGCGCACGTTTCACGTGGAACAGCAGCGCTTACAAAGGCTTAGTTCGGCCGACCGGTCAGCCGCTGGCACAGATCATCCAGCTGTTCGAGGGTCTTGTAGCGGATTTCGAGCTTGCCGCCGCGGTCGCCATAGTTGAGCGACACGGTGAGGCCCAGGGCGTCGGCAAGCCGCCGCTCCAGCGCCAGTGTATCGGCATCCCGGCTTGCCGGTTCGGAAGCCGGGCGGCGCTTCGGCACGTCGCGCTGCTGGCTCAGGGCCTCGGCTTCGCGCACCGAAAGGCCGCGATCGACAATCTGCCGCGCCAGACCCGCAGGGTCCTCGACGGTAATCAGGGTGCGGGCATGGCCGGCGGTCAGGGTACCGCTAGCTACCATGCCGCGCACGTCTTCCGGCAGTTTCAACAGGCGCAAGGTATTGGCGACATGCGAACGGCTCTTGCCGATGACCTGCGCCAGGTCCTGCTGGGTATAATCGAACTGCTCGATCAGCTGACCATAGCCAAGCGCCTCTTCGAGCGGATTGAGATCGGCGCGCTGCACGTTCTCGATAATCGCGAGCTCGAGCGCTTCCTTGTCATCGACATCGCGCACGATGACCGGCACATCATGCAGGCCCGCCTTCTGCGCAGCCCGCCAGCGCCGCTCTCCGGCGATAAGCTCGAAGATATTGGGGTCGTCAGTCGGCCGCACCAACAGCGGCGACATGACGCCCTTTTCGCGGATCGAATTGGTCAGCTCTTCGAGCTGGTCGGCATCAAAGGTCCGGCGCGGGTTGGCCCGGTTGGCGATGATGAAATCGACCGGCAGCCGCTTGCCGCTGGCCCCCGATTCGGTGACGCGAGCGCCCTCCATGGCCGCCATGTCGCCGATCAGCGCCGCAAGGCCCCGTCCCAATCGCGTTGGTTTGTCGGTCATCATCGGCTCCTAGGCTGCGTTCAGCCGCCGCTCGCGGCGAATCACTTCGGTCGCCAGCCGCAGATAGGCCTGGCTGCCGGCACATTTGAGATCATAAAGCAGAGCCGGCTTGCCGTAGGACGGCGCCTCGCTCAGCCGCACATTGCGGGGAATGACCGTATCATAGACCAGGTCCCCCATTTCGCTGCGCACGTCGTTAAGGACCTGCTCGCTGAGATTGTTGCGCTTGTCGAACATGGTCATCACCACGCCCTGGATGGAAAGGCGCGGATTGAGCGTCGAGCGGATCTGCTCGATCGTCTGCAACAGCTGGCTGAGCCCTTCCAGCGCGAAGAATTCGCATTGCAGCGGCACGAGCACGGCGTCGGCAGCGACAAGCGAATTGATCGTCAGCAGGTTCAATGAGGGCGGGCAGTCGATGAGAATATAGCTGACCGGCTGCTCATTGATGCGCAGCCCATGTAAGTCTTTGAAGGCATTGCGCAATTTAAAGGCACGATCGGCCTGGTCGG includes the following:
- a CDS encoding ParB/RepB/Spo0J family partition protein, with amino-acid sequence MTDKPTRLGRGLAALIGDMAAMEGARVTESGASGKRLPVDFIIANRANPRRTFDADQLEELTNSIREKGVMSPLLVRPTDDPNIFELIAGERRWRAAQKAGLHDVPVIVRDVDDKEALELAIIENVQRADLNPLEEALGYGQLIEQFDYTQQDLAQVIGKSRSHVANTLRLLKLPEDVRGMVASGTLTAGHARTLITVEDPAGLARQIVDRGLSVREAEALSQQRDVPKRRPASEPASRDADTLALERRLADALGLTVSLNYGDRGGKLEIRYKTLEQLDDLCQRLTGRPN
- a CDS encoding ParA family protein; translation: MAPRILTLANQKGGVGKTTTAINLATALAAIGERVLIVDLDPQGNASTGLGISRTDRAVSAYDVLVGEASVPQAAIMTSVPNVAIVPSTMDLLGVELTIADQADRAFKLRNAFKDLHGLRINEQPVSYILIDCPPSLNLLTINSLVAADAVLVPLQCEFFALEGLSQLLQTIEQIRSTLNPRLSIQGVVMTMFDKRNNLSEQVLNDVRSEMGDLVYDTVIPRNVRLSEAPSYGKPALLYDLKCAGSQAYLRLATEVIRRERRLNAA